From Asterias amurensis chromosome 3, ASM3211899v1, a single genomic window includes:
- the LOC139934525 gene encoding hepatic lectin-like — protein sequence MDWYQARSTCVESRATLALPTSQSEQDYIWDIFKNKFPSNNLWIGCYAENAGWQNCPLRDDGTGYEYWADEEPRYSVNVCVQMWYNVYGRWDDCPCSYSNYAVCELHVRSTPVPAQPTVESTSALPPQTGNNVRLIPQCLLHHAMTELMGNGVVSCGKSCRSHPPCHSFNLLEQDCPPSYEKTTEEEHDGGI from the coding sequence ATGGATTGGTACCAAGCAAGGAGCACTTGTGTCGAGTCACGAGCCACCCTGGCCTTACCAACCTCACAATCTGAACAGGATTACATCTGGGATATATTCAAGAACAAGTTTCCTTCTAACAACCTCTGGATTGGTTGTTATGCTGAGAATGCGGGATGGCAGAATTGTCCGTTGAGGGATGATGGGACCGGTTATGAGTATTGGGCCGATGAAGAACCAAGATATTCTGTCAATGTTTGTGTTCAAATGTGGTATAACGTTTATGGTAGATGGGACGATTGTCCATGCAGTTACAGCAATTACGCAGTATGTGAGCTACATGTGAGGAGCACACCGGTACCTGCCCAACCGACTGTGGAGAGCACATCGGCACTCCCCCCGCAGACAGGCAACAATGTCCGCCTCATTCCTCAGTGCCTGCTACACCACGCCATGACGGAGCTTATGGGCAATGGTGTTGTGTCGTGCGGCAAGTCCTGCCGATCACACCCTCCGTGTCACTCCTTCAATCTGCTAGAACAAGATTGCCCGCCTAGTTACGAGAAGACGACTGAAGAAGAACATGATGGAGGCATCTAG